From a single Mycobacteriales bacterium genomic region:
- a CDS encoding biotin-dependent carboxyltransferase family protein yields the protein MIEILRPGPLATVQDLGRPGYAHLGVGRSGAADRGSLRLANRLVGNPETAAGLEITFGGLTARFLARATIALTGAPVPAMLAGRTTHLYGPVEVSPGDELALGTPIRGVRTYLAVRGGVDVPAVFGSRATDLLGGLGPAALERGTRLPVGTETAGFPTVDVAAVPALPAVLVLPVRAGPRADWFAAGALERLGSAAYEVTPASNRVGVRLDGPALAHAGNGELPTEGMVEGSLQVPPDGRPIVMLADHPVTGGYPVIAVLDDAAIGLAGQARPGDVLRFRVRT from the coding sequence TCCTCCGCCCCGGTCCACTGGCGACGGTGCAGGACCTGGGCCGCCCCGGGTACGCCCACCTCGGCGTCGGCCGGTCCGGCGCCGCCGACCGGGGCAGCCTGCGGCTGGCCAACCGGCTGGTCGGCAACCCCGAGACCGCGGCCGGGCTGGAGATCACCTTCGGCGGCCTCACCGCCCGGTTCCTCGCCCGGGCCACGATCGCGCTCACCGGCGCCCCGGTCCCGGCCATGCTCGCCGGCCGCACCACCCACCTGTACGGACCGGTCGAGGTCTCCCCGGGTGACGAGCTCGCCCTCGGGACGCCGATCCGCGGCGTCCGGACGTACCTGGCCGTGCGGGGCGGGGTGGACGTGCCGGCCGTGTTCGGCTCGCGGGCGACCGACCTGCTCGGCGGGCTCGGGCCGGCCGCGCTGGAGCGCGGCACCCGGCTGCCGGTCGGGACGGAGACGGCCGGGTTCCCGACCGTCGACGTCGCGGCGGTGCCGGCGCTGCCGGCCGTGCTCGTCCTGCCCGTGCGGGCCGGGCCGCGGGCCGACTGGTTCGCCGCCGGGGCGCTGGAACGGCTGGGCAGCGCGGCGTACGAGGTCACGCCGGCCAGCAACCGGGTCGGCGTCCGGCTGGACGGGCCGGCGCTGGCGCACGCGGGCAACGGGGAGCTGCCGACCGAGGGGATGGTCGAGGGCTCCCTGCAGGTGCCGCCGGACGGCCGGCCGATCGTCATGCTGGCCGACCACCCGGTGACCGGCGGCTACCCGGTGATCGCCGTGCTGGACGACGCCGCGATCGGGCTGGCCGGCCAGGCCCGCCCCGGCGACGTCCTCCGCTTCCGCGTCCGCACCTAG
- a CDS encoding NAD(P)H-quinone dehydrogenase, translated as MTRIAIIGGGPAGYEAALVAAQLGGEVTLIEPDGLGGACVLYDCVPSKTFIATSETMTSFRGASALGVRAVGPDGDVTVEATVVNRRVKDLAAWQSEDVWQRLSGERNVRLLTGRGRFAAEQPGAVRHVEVVARDGRVTETVEADVVLLATGATPRILPGAEPDGERILTWRQVYDLTELPEHLVVIGSGVTGAEFASAYLEMTVRVTLVSSRGRVLPGEDTDAAEVIEEVFAEHGGEIVKRARAASVVRTDKGVLVTMEDGRTVEGSHALMTVGSVPNTDALGLDAVGVRLDKRGFIEVDRVSRTAASGVYAAGDCTGVLMLASVAAMQGRIAMWHALGEAVTPLRLKTVSATVFTHPEIATVGIQETAIAAGEVPARIVVMPLASNARAKMQGLTDGFVKLFCRPATGAVIGGVVVAPSASELILPVTMAVQLGLTVSQIASTFAVYPSLSGSLTEAARQLMVHDDLD; from the coding sequence GTGACACGCATCGCGATCATCGGCGGCGGACCGGCCGGCTACGAGGCGGCGCTGGTGGCCGCACAGCTCGGCGGCGAGGTGACGCTGATCGAGCCGGACGGGCTCGGCGGCGCCTGCGTGCTCTACGACTGCGTGCCGTCCAAGACCTTCATCGCGACCAGCGAGACGATGACCAGCTTCCGCGGCGCGTCCGCGCTCGGGGTCCGGGCGGTCGGTCCCGACGGTGACGTGACGGTCGAGGCGACCGTGGTGAACCGCCGGGTCAAGGACCTGGCCGCCTGGCAGTCCGAGGACGTCTGGCAGCGGCTGTCCGGCGAGCGGAACGTCCGGCTGCTGACCGGGCGGGGCCGGTTCGCGGCCGAGCAGCCCGGCGCGGTCCGGCACGTCGAGGTCGTCGCCCGGGACGGCCGGGTCACCGAGACGGTCGAGGCCGACGTGGTGCTGCTGGCCACCGGCGCGACCCCGCGGATCCTGCCCGGGGCCGAGCCGGACGGCGAGCGGATCCTGACCTGGCGCCAGGTGTACGACCTGACCGAGCTGCCCGAGCACCTGGTCGTGATCGGGTCGGGCGTGACCGGGGCCGAGTTCGCCAGCGCGTACCTGGAGATGACCGTGCGGGTCACGCTCGTCTCCAGCCGGGGCCGGGTGCTGCCGGGGGAGGACACCGACGCGGCCGAGGTGATCGAGGAGGTCTTCGCCGAGCACGGCGGGGAGATCGTCAAGCGGGCCCGGGCGGCGTCGGTGGTCCGCACCGACAAGGGCGTCCTGGTGACCATGGAGGACGGCCGCACCGTCGAGGGGTCGCACGCGTTGATGACCGTCGGCTCGGTGCCCAACACCGACGCGCTCGGCCTGGACGCGGTCGGGGTGCGGCTGGACAAGCGCGGCTTCATCGAGGTCGACCGGGTCTCCCGCACCGCCGCCTCGGGGGTGTACGCGGCCGGCGACTGCACCGGCGTGCTCATGCTCGCCTCGGTCGCGGCCATGCAGGGCCGGATCGCGATGTGGCACGCGCTCGGCGAGGCCGTCACCCCGCTGCGGCTGAAGACCGTGTCGGCGACCGTGTTCACGCATCCGGAGATCGCCACCGTCGGCATCCAGGAGACCGCGATCGCCGCCGGCGAGGTGCCGGCCCGGATCGTGGTGATGCCGCTGGCCAGCAACGCCCGGGCCAAGATGCAGGGACTGACCGACGGGTTCGTGAAGCTGTTCTGCCGGCCCGCGACCGGGGCCGTGATCGGCGGGGTGGTGGTGGCGCCGTCGGCGTCCGAGCTGATCCTGCCGGTGACGATGGCGGTCCAGCTCGGGCTGACCGTGTCCCAGATCGCCTCGACGTTCGCGGTCTACCCGTCGCTGTCGGGGTCGTTGACCGAGGCCGCCCGCCAGCTCATGGTCCACGACGACCTGGACTGA